The Haloplanus sp. CK5-1 genome contains a region encoding:
- a CDS encoding DUF6517 family protein — MTDREEDAGDKTDRRGSVLPSRRALLSSVAAIGTATGLAGCSNPFGGVRSVAATPVVLSPRGQGLLGLSAFEFEATTRTVTPEDAPAEVEVTSYLAVHGGPEEPDRLPVRFDVSESAAHALGTLAVPAPDLLGQSLNPVAEQPFPELLTGERGRRLVSRAGVLDSPEFDWVRGPTRVGTDDGELLGTGTTAESYLGVVSDGDATRTLLSQLTRVDNEGDVVLVGEFVWRATPAGAIETDEDCADDDCQLPIEQLGAFLDRLTTGWGHVDICGPLSDDPTGGVGACEFDTPTAVPQLSVTNVRVVQQVESTRVEETGSNPTIRHQEPDPDLVRGENSAVVFEFDTLDNLDAMGSGTEFHIDVFSGDSGGNARYQRAGTISLSKNDLEDIAGGEHTISVLHDLSKFGSDGNPVFELETGEVKFSPRSSGYVLDSGVKTTHVVLPKNIRDVAPLRVGFIPLVDAPRSLFKSPGDRYGDASGLPRVPLDTYKTMTEYLQRVYPGDVVTYLHQNQPFPGDATKALGGMNKEMAEVDNALHNIATGGWLTNGNFPNGGTLRTDGRNRSAVVSDIRQNGFDVTVAIVPGVAVNNSGASDYYGYHGNPDWAGVAFGANAAVSSVGVLPSGDGQAVSHTVAQEIGHFFQDDYLGPSPDHPMAQRRDSDTNAAANGDPLDASHARHKGSSNDGISGKDDPGVESVGYDLEDGFRNVQLFTNYDGSFESRGRTPYNSMDTVPSYMSYTGVDSEVWADARIHQQLIDTGTGEQWNAGLFGNSNANTMLTATGRVAEDGTVRYEDVWTMEGYERYVDDEANPVEVALLGPDREELVSARVPVAVGATHDHSHAETPHQPMFTLPFESGGVHVRTTYDDRTTTMNPVVRSVRDAVRRVPDRGFAGEHDAARKRIGAALEEVAGAMARGDYDEAAAVMDGEVRERIGESLVEYEAALDQRTPAAMADLLDKMVERLVAAR; from the coding sequence ATGACTGACCGCGAGGAGGACGCGGGTGACAAGACTGACCGAAGGGGGTCTGTGCTGCCGTCGCGGCGGGCACTGCTGTCGTCCGTCGCCGCCATCGGCACAGCAACCGGCCTCGCAGGCTGTTCGAATCCGTTCGGAGGTGTCAGGTCTGTGGCGGCCACGCCGGTTGTCCTCTCCCCACGCGGACAGGGGCTGCTCGGGCTGTCGGCGTTCGAGTTCGAGGCGACGACCCGGACGGTGACCCCGGAGGACGCCCCGGCGGAGGTGGAAGTGACCAGCTACCTCGCGGTCCACGGCGGCCCGGAGGAGCCCGACCGACTCCCGGTACGGTTCGACGTCAGCGAGTCGGCCGCCCACGCGCTGGGCACACTCGCCGTGCCCGCACCCGACCTCCTCGGCCAGAGCCTCAACCCGGTCGCCGAACAGCCGTTCCCCGAACTCCTGACCGGCGAGCGCGGCCGACGGTTGGTCAGCCGCGCGGGCGTCCTCGACAGCCCGGAGTTCGACTGGGTCCGGGGACCGACGCGGGTTGGCACCGACGACGGCGAACTGCTCGGGACGGGGACGACCGCCGAAAGCTATCTCGGCGTCGTCTCCGACGGCGACGCCACCCGGACGCTGCTGAGCCAGCTTACCCGGGTCGACAACGAAGGAGACGTGGTGCTGGTCGGCGAGTTCGTCTGGCGTGCCACCCCTGCGGGCGCCATCGAGACGGACGAGGACTGCGCCGACGACGATTGCCAGCTGCCGATCGAACAGTTGGGGGCGTTCTTGGACCGGCTCACGACCGGTTGGGGGCACGTCGACATCTGCGGTCCGCTGAGCGACGATCCGACCGGCGGTGTGGGCGCCTGCGAGTTCGACACCCCCACGGCGGTCCCACAGCTCTCGGTGACGAACGTCCGGGTCGTCCAGCAGGTCGAGAGTACCCGCGTCGAGGAGACGGGTAGCAACCCGACGATCAGGCACCAAGAGCCGGATCCGGACCTCGTACGGGGAGAGAACTCCGCCGTTGTCTTCGAGTTCGACACGCTCGACAACCTCGACGCGATGGGGTCGGGCACCGAGTTCCATATCGACGTGTTCAGCGGCGACTCCGGCGGAAACGCCCGCTATCAGCGGGCGGGGACGATCAGCCTCTCGAAGAACGACCTCGAGGACATCGCCGGGGGCGAGCACACCATCTCCGTGCTGCACGACCTCTCGAAGTTCGGGAGCGACGGCAATCCGGTGTTCGAACTGGAGACCGGCGAGGTGAAGTTCAGCCCTCGGTCGTCGGGGTACGTCCTCGACTCCGGGGTCAAGACGACCCACGTCGTCCTCCCGAAAAACATCAGGGATGTCGCGCCACTGCGGGTGGGGTTCATCCCCCTCGTGGACGCCCCACGGAGCCTGTTCAAGAGTCCGGGCGACAGGTACGGCGACGCGAGTGGGCTGCCGAGGGTCCCGCTGGACACGTACAAGACCATGACGGAGTACCTCCAGCGGGTGTACCCCGGTGACGTCGTCACCTACCTCCACCAGAATCAGCCGTTCCCCGGCGACGCGACGAAGGCGCTGGGCGGAATGAACAAGGAGATGGCCGAGGTGGACAACGCGCTGCACAACATCGCGACCGGCGGCTGGCTGACCAACGGCAATTTCCCGAACGGCGGGACACTGCGGACGGACGGCCGCAACCGGTCGGCAGTGGTCTCTGACATCCGGCAGAACGGGTTCGACGTTACCGTAGCCATCGTTCCGGGCGTCGCCGTCAACAACTCCGGCGCGTCCGACTACTACGGCTACCACGGCAATCCCGACTGGGCCGGCGTGGCGTTCGGCGCCAACGCCGCCGTCTCGTCCGTCGGCGTGCTCCCGAGCGGCGACGGCCAGGCGGTTAGCCACACGGTCGCCCAGGAAATCGGCCACTTCTTTCAGGACGACTACCTCGGACCGTCGCCGGACCACCCGATGGCACAGCGCCGCGACAGCGATACGAACGCGGCCGCCAACGGCGACCCCCTCGACGCATCCCACGCCCGCCACAAGGGCTCCAGCAACGACGGCATCAGCGGGAAGGACGATCCGGGCGTCGAATCGGTCGGCTACGACCTGGAGGACGGGTTCCGCAACGTCCAGTTGTTCACGAACTACGACGGGAGCTTCGAGAGCCGGGGGCGGACGCCGTACAACAGCATGGATACCGTCCCGAGCTACATGAGCTACACCGGCGTCGACTCGGAGGTGTGGGCCGACGCCCGCATCCACCAGCAGCTCATCGACACCGGAACCGGCGAGCAGTGGAACGCTGGCCTGTTCGGCAACAGCAACGCCAACACGATGCTGACGGCGACGGGCCGGGTCGCGGAGGACGGCACCGTCCGGTACGAGGACGTGTGGACGATGGAGGGGTACGAGCGCTACGTCGACGACGAGGCCAACCCCGTCGAGGTCGCACTCCTCGGTCCCGACAGGGAGGAACTGGTCAGTGCCCGCGTCCCGGTGGCGGTGGGCGCCACCCACGACCACAGCCACGCCGAGACGCCACACCAGCCGATGTTCACTCTCCCATTCGAGTCGGGTGGAGTGCACGTCCGGACCACCTACGACGATCGCACGACAACGATGAACCCAGTGGTGCGCAGCGTCCGCGACGCCGTCCGACGGGTCCCTGATCGGGGGTTCGCCGGGGAGCACGATGCCGCCCGGAAGCGAATCGGGGCGGCGCTGGAAGAGGTCGCCGGTGCGATGGCGAGGGGTGACTACGACGAGGCAGCGGCCGTGATGGACGGCGAAGTCCGCGAGCGCATCGGGGAGTCCCTCGTCGAGTACGAGGCGGCGCTCGACCAGCGAACGCCGGCCGCAATGGCGGACCTACTTGACAAGATGGTCGAACGGCTGGTGGCGGCCCGATAG